The following proteins come from a genomic window of Pseudochaenichthys georgianus chromosome 19, fPseGeo1.2, whole genome shotgun sequence:
- the cript gene encoding cysteine-rich PDZ-binding protein encodes MVCDKCETKLGKVITPDTWKDGARNTTEGGGRKLNENKILTSKKARFDPYSKTGFATCRICRSSVHQHGSHYCQGCAYKKGICAMCGKKVLDTKNYRQTSV; translated from the exons ATGGTTTGTGACAAGT GCGAGACGAAGCTCGGTAAAGTGATCACACCTGACACCTGGAAGGACGGAGCACGGAATACAACAG AGGGTGGTGGGCGAAAGCTCAATGAAAACAAGATCCTTACTTCCAAGAAAGCCAG GTTTGACCCGTACAGCAAGACAGGTTTTGCTACCTGCAGGATCTGCAGAAGCTCAGTTCATCAGCATGGATCACACTACTGTCAGGGCTGTGCGTACAAGAAAG GAATCTGTGCAATGTGTGGAAAGAAAGTTTTGGACACCAAAAACTACAGACAGACATCTGTGTGA